Part of the Novipirellula artificiosorum genome, TTCCGCTGAAGTGATCGTGATCGGTTGATGCATCATGAACGTCTGACTCGCCTCGAACTAGGTCGTGCAATGGAAGGTCACTTGTGCCTTTCTTTATGAATCGACTTGCTTCCGCACAAAGGAACGCGGAGGATTCCAGTGTTGGATTCATGCGATCAGTCTACCAAAGCTTCCAGCGACAACGCCAGTATTTAAGTCTTCTCAACCGTGGCTGCGGGTGATCTACCGCGATCGAGGGAAGTTCTGATGCGCGGGCTGGGCGAGATGCGTTGCTTCGGTTAGAACCTGACGAAGAATGGCCATTCGCCGGCTCACTGATCACGCGGATCCATTCCTCGGTTGTACAGGCGCTCGGCCCATTCGTGGGCCGTGAAACTATCGGAATGGATCTTGAGCATGAAGACTTTCGTTTGCGAGTGTGGCAATACGATCTTTTACGAGAACACTCGCTGCGTTTGCTGCGGCAGTGAACTGGGGTGGTGTCCGTCCTGCACTCGCATGACATCGCTGAGGCTGGAAAAAGATGGGCATCGTCGTTGCGGTAACAGCGACTGCAATGTACTGCTAATGAAATGCAGCAACTACTCGGAGCATCATGTATGCAATCACTGTGTTCCTGTGTCATCCGAGGCGGAGCGACCCGAGGGCTTGTGCGATTATTGCGACTTCAACGACACGATCCCTGACTTGACGGTTGCTGGCAATCGTGAGATGTGGAAGCGGCTCGAAGAGGCAAAACGCAGATTGCTTTACACGCTGGATCTTCTCCGTCTGCCATACGGAAAAAAGTCGGACGGCGTTTTGCCACGGCTCAATTTCGATTTCAAAGCGGATGCCGTGGGGAAGCCGGACCAGTGGTGGTGGTCCCTAGGCAAAGAGGAACGAGTTTTTACCGGGCACGCCGATGGCAAGATCACGATCAATTTGCGCGAAGCCGATACGGTGGAGCGAGAAAAGGCGCGAGTGCTTTTTCAGGAAGCCCATCGAACGGTGATCGGTCACTTTCGCCATGAAATCGCTCACTACTATTGGGAGATGCTGGTCAAGGGTAAAGCCGAGAGCGAGTTTAAGGCGGTTTTTGGTGATCACGAGAACCCGACTTATGCGGAGTGTCAAAGTAAATACTACAAGAAGGGGCCCGTTGCGAATTGGCAATCGAGCTTTGTGAGTGGTTACGCCGCAATGCATCCGTGGGAAGATTTTGCCGAGACCTTCGCGACCTACTTGGATATGGTGAGCGTTCTTGATACCGCGATGAATATGAATATCTCCCCGAGCTGCAATCCTGTTCAAACCGAACTCGCTGAGATGGTCAGCCACTATATCAAGCTTGGGGTCTTGCTAAACGAGATGAATCGGGCGATGGGGCTGATTGACTATGTCCCGGAGATCCTCGTGTCGCCTGTTGTGGTGAAAATGCAATACATCCACGATCTGCTTCGAAACGCCGCTGAGCCGCTGCCAGCCGCATCACCGCCCACGGAAACACCGACTTAGAATCGGATCTTGTTCCATGGATGGGAAGATTCCCTAAGTTGGCCGCGACCGGATCGGTGCCATAGTGTCGTTTTCGTTCTGCAGTGTTATGGTAGTGTTCGCGAAAAGACGGTCCGGTTTTTCTGGCGTCTTTTCCTTGTACCGACTTTCACCGGACACCCCTCATGACACTGATTTACCTAGGGCTTGCTGTTGCCCTGATTATTCTAAATGGCTTCTTCGTTGCCGCGGAATTCGCGTTGGTCAAAGTTCGTATCTCTCGGATCGAACAACTCCACAAAGACGGCCAGGCATTCGCCGGGACCGCAAAGTGGCTCGCGAAACGACTTGACGAATCGTTGTCCGCCTGCCAGTTGGGCATCACCATGGCGTCACTCGCACTCGGCTGGGTCGGCGAACCCGCGTTTGCGGCCCTAGTGGAACCGGTGCTGGGCTGGGTTGGTATTTCCGATGATCGCGTCATCCATGTCTTGGGTTTTGCTGTTGCCTTTACCGTGATCACGGGATTGCACTTGGTGGTGGGCGAGCAGTTCCCAAAGATCTTCGCGATACGTCGACCCGAACAAATGCTGCTCTGGTGTGCCTTGCCCCTGAAATTCTCCTACGTCGTTCTGTACCCGTTTCTGAAGGTCCTCAATCTCGTCACTTCATTTCTGCTTCGATTGGTTGGGATCCAGGGTGCGTCGGATCACCACAGCATCAATACGGAAGAAGAAATTCGAGCCCTGTTGCGAGAGGCTCATATCCACGGCAACCTTACTCGCAACGAACACTCACTGATCAATAATGTTTTCGAGTTTGACGACTTGATCGTTCGTCGTGTCATGTTGCCGCGGGGCGAGGTCGCATTTTTTGATGTCAATCAATCGATCAGCGACTTCCGCGAACTGGTGCGGCAAACGATGCACACACGCTACCCCGTTTGCGACGGCTCGTTGGACCGCGTGCTTGGTGTGGTTCATATCAAGGATCTCTTGAACGTCCCCACCGATGTAAGCGACTTTGACGTCCGCACCATCATGCGGCCACCCAAGAAGCTGCCAGAGACCATGCCGATCAGCCGAGTGCTTCGCCACTTTCAAGCCACTCATCAATTGATGGCCTTCGTCATCGACGAATACGGAACCATCACGGGCATGGTGACCCTCGAGAATGTGCTGGAACGAATCGTAGGTGAGGTTGACGACGAGTTTGATATTGCGGACCCGCACATCGTACCGGAGGAATCAGGATCGTATTTGGTGGTCGGTTCAACACCGCTCGATGAGGTTCGCTCGCGATTGAAACTTGCTTTGGATGAGTCCAGCGAGACCGATACGATCGCTGGGCTGTTGACGGACGTTCGGCAAAAAATTCTTACACAGGGCGACGTGATTGAACTGGATGGGGCTGTTTGCGAAGTGCTTGAGATGAAAAATGACAGCGCCACCAAGATTCGAGTCCGAGTGATCTAGCCCGGATGATTCGGGACTTCATTCTGTGGCAAATGCTGGCTTTGTCCGGACTTACTTGAGGCGTACGGTCAATTTGGAGATCTTTCCGTCAAAGGCAAAGGGAAGCCGTTCTCTACATGGTGCTTCGTGCCCGCTTCTCAGTCTGGTCCCGGGAGTCATGCCACTGAAAATCCCCTGGAGACACTTACCCACAATAAACCTGGATGGACCGCAAAATTGCCATCCAGCAACGATCCTTCTCGGCAAAATTACGGGAGCAAGTCGGGCAGTCGGTCGCGAATGAAATCGCGAATCTCGTCACGGACTCGTCGGTAGGCGTCGAACGCTTCTTTTTCACTGGCGGCTTCTTTAGCGAGTCGAGGTGGATCATCGAAGCCGACGTGAACCCGTTTGGCCTTGGTTAGAAACGAAGGGCAATTTTCGTCCGCATGACCGCATACGGTGATGACCAGGTCGAGAGGCACTTTACTGAGCGAGTCGGCCAGCTTGGATGATTGGCTTGAAATGTCCACGCCAGCTTCTTTCATCATGGCAATCGCATGCGGGTTCATGCCGTGAGTTTCAATGCCCGCCGAGTACGCTTCGATGGTGTCACCGTGAAAGTGTTTTGCCCAGCCTTCGGCCATTTGGCTGCGGCACGAATTTCCGGTACAGAGAAACAAAACGTTCTTCTTGGTCATGGGTTTCTTTCTTAGGTGCATGAGTGATCCATCAGAAGGGGCGCTGCGACGCATCCCCGTGATGCCCAGCGGTGGCTCTTTAGCCAAGCTAGCTTGGGGCTCTCTGTTTATTCGTATCGTTGGTTCCGGCAGGAAACCAACCTTGCGTCTTGAGGCAAAACTTGACCAAGCCCAACATCAAGGGTACTTCAATCAACACGCCCACGACGGTCGCCAGTGCTGCGCCGGACGACAATCCGTACAACATCGTTGACGTCGCGATTGCCACTTCAAAGTGATTCGACGCGCCGATCATCGCCGTTGGAGCGGCCGATTCATAGCGAAAGCCCATCGCTTTGCTCATCACGTAGCCCAGAGCAAAGATCACCAACGTCTGAAGCGTCAACGGAATGGCGATCCACAGAATCGTGAGTGGGTTTTCAACGATCGTTTCGCCTTTGAATGAAAACAGTAGCACCAGCGTTGCAAGCAGAGCTGTGATCGTAACGGGCGTCAAGAAATGCAAGAACTTGTCACGAAACCATGCTTCTCCCTTGGTCGCGATTAACCACTTGCGCGAAAGGTATCCGGCTAGCAACGGCAACGCGACATAGATGCCGATCGACAACAGCAACGCTTGCCAAGGAACGGGCAGTTGGCCGACTCCCAGTAGGAACCCGCCCAAGACACCGTACAAAACAAGCATCGTCAGTGAATTGATGGCGACCATCACCAAGGTGTGCCCGTCATTTCCCTTCGCCAAAAATCCCCATACCAAGACCATTGCGGTGCAGGGTGCAATGCCGAGCAAAATGCAACCGGCCAAGTAGCTTCGCCACAGCGGAACCTGCAGCATCTTCACGCCCTCAACCAACACCACCTCGCCAGCACCGTAGGTCGCTCCCACCTCAAGATTGCTCCCCAACGGAGCCTTCACATAGTCGACCGCGTCGGGGCCAATGAAACCAAGGAAGAGTGTGCCGAGAAAGAAACTGGCGATCGCGTACATCGTGAACGGCTTGATGGCCCAGTTGATAAACAGGGTTAAACCAACAGGCCGAATCGCTTTGCCGGCTTTCACCACTTCGCTGAAGTCGATCTTGACCATGATCGGATACATCATGAAGAACAGGCAGACCGCGATCGGGATCGAAACCACGGGGGCCTCGTTCACGTAAATCGCCATGCCGTCAAGTGACTTTGCGATTCCCGGTGCGATTTTGCCGAGCACGATTCCGGCGACGATGCACAGGCCAACCCAAACGGTGAGGTAACGTTCAAAGAAGCCGATGCCCTGGTTGTCCGTCGGGCACGTATTGGGGTGATTCATTTCCATCGCTTCGGTTCCTTCTAGCTAAATCGTCTATCGCCGGTATGCGATTGGCGTGTTGGAAAAAATATTACAGGTTGGTGACAAATGCCTTCAACTGAACCAGCCGCTCGGGGTTGATGCAGTAACAGACCTTCGGCCCATCGACTTCGCCCTGGATCAGCCCCGACTCTTTGAGAATTTTGAGGTGCTGTGAGACGGTCGATTGAGCGAGCGGCAAACAATCAACAATTTCGCCGCAAACGCAAGCTTCACGACCGATCAGAAGCCGCACGATTTGCACGCGAGCCGGATGAGCGATCGCCCAAGCAAGACGCGCAAAATCCTCCGCCGTCGGATCAGCCTTCAGCTTCACCGGTGTCGCATCACATCGTTTCTTGCTGGGCTTTTGCATTCGCTTGTCTCCAATATCGTTAATCTACGATATACGATATGTAATCAAGCCTCGTTGTCAATGGCGACTCCCAAAAAAAAGTTCGAGAGCCTGGATCTTTCGACACCCCATCGGACTCTTCTCACTCCATCAATCGACGCAAAGCGTTGAAGTCACTTCGGATGATCGGTGGTGGCGCCATGAAAGTACGGGGTGAAAACTGTTGGCGATCATCTGCCAGGCAATCTGACGTAGCGACTCGGCTGCCTCACGAGCAGATGGATCCTGTACTAGCTTCAGCACCCGTTCCGCTTCGACCAGCGCGACACGAGTATAGGTCGGGCTGTTGTGTTCGTTGAAACCGCCGCGATGCATTGCATGCTCGACACACTTTTTCATTCGTAAAGGCGTTTTCGGTCGCTTCGGTTGACGAATACGGCCGAGATGGGCTCGCAGTACGAAGCTCGTTTCTTACGCCAACGGCGTTCGATTCCGCAGCCCAGGGTCGACGCGAAGCGGCTTACCCTGGGTTCACGTTGCGGGCAACGATTCCGTACGCCGAAGGTGTTCTACAAAACGACGGCCTCGAACGGACACCTTAATGAGCCGTCGTTGCGTTATCGCAGTTTCCTGTCTAGCGTATCAGGGGTTGCTCTGGAAACCGGGGTCGATGTTTAGGAGATCAAGATGTCGAGCAACGCCTCATCCATCGAACCTTCGTTGTCGTCTTCGTCATCCATGGCCCACCATTGGTCGACGGCCTGTGGGGTGATCGGGGAACGACTTTGGATCGCGCTGCGAGTTCGCTGATTGAGATGGTTGATGGTGACCAGTGCGTCAAGCGGTGTCACAGCTCCGTCCTGGCTCAAATCCAAGTGCGATGGGTTGTCATGCGACCGATTCGTGTTGAGGTGGTTGATCACCAATAACGCATCCATTGAGGTCACCCGGCCGTCGCCGCTTGCGTCCATTGCAGTAACGGATGCACGAAGTTCCTCGACAGGTGGGTCGATGATGAAGTAGGCCACCTGCTCCGTTGTGTGATAGCGTTCGGTGTCTCGAGCTTGGTCTTCATCAATCGCGAAGTTGATCGTATTGCCAGTCGGCGTGATTGGGTCGTTTCCGTACAAAACGGCCCAACCTCCGTTGCCACCATCCATGGCTGCTTGGCTAGCGACCGCTGTTTTGGAATTCGGCATCGCCTGATAGCTGTAGCTGTACGCAGGCGAATCTCCAACTCCCCGGATCGAATCGCCACCTAGGGCAGCCACATACCGAAGGCCTTCGATTTCAGCGGTACCGGTGGTGCTGGTTTCGATAACGATGTACCCGAGCGTTTCGTCGGAGCGTGTGTTGTCCGAGTCCTCGCCGACGTGCTTGCCAACGGTCAACGCGCTACTTGTTGGCGCTGCGGAGCGGCTGCTACCACTGGCCCAGAAGACCGACCAGTCGGGATCGTTATAGGACATCACTTGGCCGAGGACCACGGGCTGACTGTACGATTGCAGGTAGCTCCGAGACTCACCGACCCACGAATTGTTCTCATCCGTTCGTGTCGAGTTGAACGTGACGGCTTCCATCTTGTAGCCTGGTTCGTCATAGAAGCCCGCTTCGACCACCACGTAGTGCACACGAACGTCGCTGAGCGAGCCTCCACCGGCCGAGTCGACACGAACGTCGAATTGGTTGCCCGAAGCATTCTGAATCCTGGTGACCCCTGGGGCGTCGCTCGAGTCGTAGTTGGGCGTCGCGATCACAACCATGTTGTCGTAGGTATGTGAGAGCACCACTGTGGTCCAGCCACTGCTGCCAACGCCTGTAACAACGCCGTGGGCAAGTTTGGGACCTGACGCGATGGGCGTAACATCGATGGTGACCGTAGCCACGTTGGAATCCAACTCACCGTCATTCAGCGTGTAAGTGAAGCTGGCTAGACCAGAAAAACTTGCAGAGGGTGTGAAGCTCACCGTGCCATTTTCGTTGACCACGGCGGTACCGTTGGTGCTGCCAATAATTGCGATTGAAAGCGATTCACCGTCCACATCGGTATCGTTGTCCAGCACATCAATCACAACAGGTGTGTCCATCGGAGTGTTGGCCAAGTCGTCGACCGCCACGGGGGCATCGTTGACCGCTGTCACTGTGACGAGGAAACTGTCCTGGGCGTAGGCTCCCGAGCCATCGGTTCCACGGATCGTGACCGTTGCGGTGCCGTTCTGATCGGGCTGGTAGTCGAGTGTGAGGACGTTGTCGAGCAACGACGCCGTGACCAGACTGCTGTTACTATTGGCTTGGACCGATAGAGTAACAAGATCACTCGCGTCGATATCGCTGAACATGCCGGTGAGATCAATCACAGAATCGGCTGAATCCTCGGTGACGTCCAGGTCGTCGATCGGCTGGTTCAGTATTGGAGCATCATTCACCGACGTGACGCTGATGCTGACCGTCGCTGCGGCGCTTTCCGCTATTCCATCGCTCACCGTGAAGGTGAAACTGTCCAGCCCGCTGTAGTTGGCTGCTGGCTCGTAGGTCAGAGCCGGGGCCGTTCCGGCGAGCGTCCCATGAGTTGGTCCAATCGTGACTGTGTAGGTCAGCGTGTCGCCATCTAGATCACTGCCTTGCAACGTCACGGGTTTGGAATCGTCCTCGGGCAAGACAATCGATTGAGATTCTGCTGTTGGAACATCATTCACAGAATTCACGGTCAGCGTGACGATCGCTTGATCGGAATTGCCAAAGCCGTCGTTGGCTACGTAGCTGAAACTATCCGTTCCAGCGAAGTTCGCTTCGGGCGTGTAGTTGAATGAACCGTCCTGATTCAGATTCAGTTGACCGTGTGAGACACCGCTGATGATGTTTGCCGTGATGGGGTCACCGTCGTCATCGCGGTCGTTTCCCAAGACGCCAGGAGTTGCCACATTGATCGGCTGGTCTTCGTCCACATCGTAGGAATCATCGTTGGCAACCGGAACGCTATTCACTCGATTGACCATGATCGTCACGGTGGCAGTATCAGAGACCAGGGATGAGTCCTGGACGCGATAGGTGAAGCTGTCTTGACCGTAGAAACCGTCCTCGGGCGTGTACGTGAAGGATCCGTCCTCGCCGAGCCAGACGTCGCCGTGGCTTGGATCGCCGACAATAGCGGCACTTAGCGTATCCGCATCAACATCGGAGTCATTGGCCAGCACTCCACTGGCTGGTACGACAAGGCTCATGTCTTGATCCACAACATAGTCGTCGTCGACTGCTACGGGTGCATCATTGACCGGGGTGACACTCACCATGACGGTTCCCGTATCAACACCGCCATTCCCATCGGCCAGCGTGTAGGTGAAGCTGTCGCTGCCGTGATAGTTGGCATCGGGTGTGTAGGTGATCGTGCCATCTGCGTTGTTTGCAATTGTTCCATGAGCAGCCACGCCGATGGAATCCACGAGCAGGCTGTCCCCATCGGGATCAGAGTCATTAGCGATAACATTCATCACGACCGCCGTATCCTCATCGGTGGTCGCCGAGTCATCAGTCGCCGTCCACTCCGACGTCGTCCACGCCCGTGACCGTGACCGTTTGAGGCACATCCCAATTGACAGGGGTAAAGGTCATGCTTGATACCGAGACGGTACCTTCGGTGGTGTCGCTCGATGACAAATCAAACGAAACATCGGCCGTCGGCATCGTATCCAAGACAACGTCAAATGTCGCAGTCTGGCCGGATTCCGAAGTGACCAACCCCGCGGTGGGATTCACCGTGATTCGAGGGTACGGATCATGGTCTTCCGCCCACCCCAGTCTTTCAACGTGATTGTCGGGACTGTCCGGGTTGGGATAGGGTGGATTGGGAATTTGTAACCCCTCGGCGCCGTACCAATCCATTGCCTCGTCAATCATCGCCTGGCGAATGGCGTACACTCCCGAGGCATCTGTGGCTCGACCATTCTTGGCAATGTAGAGCGCCGCAAGACCCGCTGCGTGGGGCGCCGCCATACTGGTTCCGCTGCCGACCGCATAACCACCGCCGATATACGTGGAATTGATGTCCACCCCTGGCATCATCAGGTCAATACCCAATCCGGGCGACGTGACAACGTTGTTGTCGTCGTACCACGATACGCGCCCGAAGTCGGGACCTTCATCATTGCTGTAGTTGCTGAAGTCTGCGTAGGTGTCATCCGGGTAATTCCCATAGCTCGTATTGTCGCCATGTCCTCCTGATTGCCCATCGGTATCCGCGATCGCGCTGATCGTGGCCACTTCCGGGTACACCGCTGGGATCGTGTCATCGGAAGTGCCAAAGTCAAAGTCAGTCCCAATGATGTCGCGATAGGAATTACCCGATGCGGCAACATAGACGACGCCAGCCTCCACGCTTTCTTTGATTGCGTCATGGTAGGCTTGGCTGACACCGAGACCACCGAGGCTCATGTTGGCGACCTCGATCTTATCCGCATTTGCTGTGACCCATTCGATCCCTTCGATAATGTCCGACAAGTTACCGTTGGTATTGCTGTCCAAGACTTTCACGGCCCACAGCCGAGCCCCAGGAGCGACCCCCACCACGCCAATGTTGTTGTCGAGTGCTCCCGCGATTCCCGCAACGTGAGTCCCATGACCATTGTCGTCGTCGTAACCAGTGTCCGTACCCAGAATGGCGTTGTACCCGCCCGCGACGTTCAGATCTGGATGGTCGATATCAATGCCTGAATCAATGATCGCAATGTCAACATCCAATAGCTGGTTAGTGCCGTCGATCTTTGCGGTTGAATTCAGGTCGGCTTGAATTCGATCAACACCCGTGGGCACGATCTGAGCAAAGGCCTGCATCGGCAAATCGGGTTCGACATACTTGACTCGCGGATCTTCACGCAATAACTGCACCGCTTCGCTTGACATTTCGCCCGCGAATCCATTCACTGCGTGCTCGAAGACATGGGAGATTCGGCCGCCTCGATCTCGGACTTGGTTCTCCGCCATGGTGCGCGATTGCTCGACATGGTCGTTCCAAACAACGATCACCCGCTCCAGTCGATTATTGCCATTCTGAATCAGATCGTTCATTGGCGTCATCGGGGTGGCTGCCAACAATCGACGGTCTTCGAGGGTCTCGATTTTCGCACGCCGCGTTCGCAGACGCCGTTTCGATTCGGCCGCTTTGCGAGAAGGGAGCTTGCGACGTTGTTGCTTTGATTGCAGGAGAGGGGTGAACATGATGGAGAACCCTTTTCGATTGAGGAAAGACGTTTTTGGGTTTGTCCATCTGCCTTGCCGGTCTTTGCCACAACCAGGCAAACGGGCATGTTCTCACGAGCACAAAAATGGGCCGTGTGGGGACGTTGCCTTGTCCAACGAGGGGCGTGGTCTACGTCGATCGCCGGGCGGATCTTGCGGTTGGCGGTTAGGCGCTATGTCATTGGCAAGACCTCGTCAAGGTTCGTGGTGTGCCGTGGTTCGTAGCCCAGCGTACAAAGCCTCGCCCTGGGCTTTCGAATCGAACCAGGCATGTGTACGGAAAGAAGGTGTCGACTCCGCTGCAGCGGCTTGGTATTCCATGAGGGGTTGCCCTCTTCGATCTGCTTGAGGATTTGCGTGACGTCACTCATCTTGAGAAACCCAAATCATTGGAGTTGTGCGCATTCTCCCCCTTCGAGAGCGAAGAAACAAGCAAAGCTATGGCCTGACACGCAAGCTTCGAAAAACACTACAAGGCGGGTTGGACATCTCCCAGTGCTAGTTCAGCATTGCTCTAACCCCGCTTGCCTAAACGGAAGACGACGTCACCGCGGCCATCGGGGCTTCCAGCCTCGTACTGCAGTTTCGCTTGATCGTCCTTGCCATCGGCGCCGACCGAGTAAAACACTCGTTGACCCTCTATCGTGGTCATCCTCACACGAAACCGCTTGGCCGCGGAGGTTTAAGCGTCGTCCGGATCGGAGAGCTGACGCACCCGGAATCTTTTGACGTGATACCGGACGGAAACGTCCGGCAAATAGAACAACTGCACCTGTCGCCATCGCCCAATTTGAATGATTCCCTCATGTTCGGTTGGGCCCTCGACCGTTCGTAAGGATTCCAAATTCCCAAAGATCTCCACACCACTGGGGCGGACTTCCATTCGCATCTGGGCCTTCGAGGAGCCATCGGTGTTGAAAGCCTGAATGACCGATCCGCCTTGATTCGTACGGGGGCGGGTAAGCTCAAATCGCCAGCTGCCAGGTTGGAATCGTACCATCATTCCCAGCCCACCGGTGTCAACCGTGTCTTCATGAAACATCGGACCCGCAACCAACGCGATGCCATACGGGTCTTGCGTGTCGCTGTCGAGCAACTCGACTTCCAATTCGAGTTCCAATGGCATGGGGAAATGGAGCCGCGGCCTGAGCACGTCCTCGCTGCTCTTGATTGAAGAGGACAGTACGAATCCATCGTCTCGTTCCTCAACCTCGTAGTCTCGAACGAACCACCCGATAAGATCTTCGTTGATCTCCAAATCAACCCATTGTCCTTGATGGAAGGTCGTAGCCCATTGATGGCATTGCCGCACCGTTTTGACAAAGAGGTTGTCCTGATCGTCGACGAATTCCTCGAGGGCTTCCAGGTCGTGGCCGATTTGCTTCCAATCCGTTGCGTTCTGGTGCTCGCCGTGGGACAAGACGCGTTGGTGCAGTTGTTGACACAGCAATTTTGTGCGATCGTCATAGACCGCCAACAAGGACCGAAGTAGTTCGAGGTCGAGGAAGTAGGAGCGACACGCCGCAGGAGTCATGCTGTCCGGCTCGTTTTCGAGCAACCAGGCAACATCCTCATAGCGTCCGCAATCCCAGAGAATCTTCGCGATGACGGTAAAGCAATCCGCTGCAACAACCCCTCTCGCTTCTGCGGATGCCATGGTGCGGCGATAGTCAAGAACTTTGGATGCTACCATCAAGATTTGAAGATCCGAGTCGGCGGGTGTCTGCCACGATCGTTCCGAAAACGCGCCGTCCAAAAAGAAAGTACTGAAGTAGGGGATCGCCGTGTCTTGCTGTGTGCAATTGGCACAGAGCGCTGCGATTTGCATCGCGTCGTCCGCGGACCCGACATTGACCGGTTTCATCTGGCGCAGGTAGGTTTCGTAAACATCGGGATCATCGCATACGACGCGAAGGGCGAGGCGAAACCAATGGTGGTTCGGTCGCCCTGTGGAACCCCATAGGCTTTGCTCTTCGATCAATCTCGTGAGCAATCGGACCGAGTTGGGACGATCGCACCACGCTCGGACCAGCAATTGCCCGCGCAGACTTGTGATTTTATCGACACCGGGCGGCAACTTTTCTGTGTTCCGCCATAGATTCCTCAGGTTCCAAACCTTGCCTCCAAGATAATGGGTCACGCCGTGCGCGAAATAATTCCGCACCCAGACCGGGAGATCTTCCTCAGGTAGCTCCGCGATCTTGAGGGCAAAGTCGCCTTCGGCGTGTCGGTTGCCCATGGCAGCATAGCCACTCAAGTAAGGAAGTACGAACTCCATGAAGGGGGGCTTGTCAGCGAATTTCTCGATCATGCTGAAAAACACTGCGTGAGCATCGATCACTCGAAAGCCCATATCGCTATAGTCCACATCAAAATCGTAGCGAGCCGAGTGGGCATAGATGACGAACTTCAATAACTCGCATGCTGGCTTACCGTCGATCGCGTCAACCGCTTGCTTGTACGCAGCACGACGTTCGACGCTCTTATTGGGAGCGCTGATGATTTGACCGTACAGGAGAAGTGGGTCTCGGTTGCCGTTGGCGTAGGCTTCGTCCAAAATGGTTTGTTGAGACTCAAGTCGAAGTTGCCTCGCAATACGTCGACGCAACTCTGTCTCGAGTGCACCGCGAAGCCTGTCATTCTTTGGTTGCGCCCCCTGGCGGCTGTCATAGTCCGCCATCAAATACTCGACCACCGGAAGAAACTGTGCTGCTCGCTGCTCAATCGTCGGGTAGCCGGAGTCGGGGAGGAGTGGTGTCTGCATCGGATCCCTCAACGCTTGGCGAAGGTGGGGGTCCTCCTTGACGAGCCGAGCCTCGGTCGCCCTGAGCACTTCGTTCGTTCCCTCTGCCTGCTTCGCAAACAGCTCGAATGCGCGGATCAGCTCCTCCGTAATTTCAACTTCGATTTCGTCGTCCGGGACGCTGTATCGAGCCGCCAGAGTGTTCGGTTTGTATTCGCCCGCCGCAACGATGGGGGCATGATCGTCGCGGGTCAGTAGGGGCAACCAAAGGAAGGAACTCGCCCCAATGGTGACAATGGCAAGCGACAACACACCTCCGAGCACCCACCACTTCTTTTTGCCAACGAGCAGTTTTCCAGACGACTTATCGTTTTGTTTCATTGGATGGCCCCATTCCTTCGTTGTTTGCGGCCTCCATTCCCGGCATCCGAATGTCGGTTATCACGAGGTCCGGTGTGCGGCTACGACAGTGCTTCCCGCTCGATCCCAAGAAAAAACTAAGAATCATCGTGGTTGCTCCTGCGAGTGTACACCGAATATATTGCTTTCGGTGTCCACCGCCAACACCATGAAGCCGTATGGAGCGAGCGACACTTTTCCCTTTTGAATCTTGCCACCGGCTGATTCGACTCGCGATGCTTCGGTCGCACGTCCCACAACCAG contains:
- a CDS encoding Ig-like domain-containing protein, translated to MCLKRSRSRAWTTSEWTATDDSATTDEDTAVVMNVIANDSDPDGDSLLVDSIGVAAHGTIANNADGTITYTPDANYHGSDSFTYTLADGNGGVDTGTVMVSVTPVNDAPVAVDDDYVVDQDMSLVVPASGVLANDSDVDADTLSAAIVGDPSHGDVWLGEDGSFTYTPEDGFYGQDSFTYRVQDSSLVSDTATVTIMVNRVNSVPVANDDSYDVDEDQPINVATPGVLGNDRDDDGDPITANIISGVSHGQLNLNQDGSFNYTPEANFAGTDSFSYVANDGFGNSDQAIVTLTVNSVNDVPTAESQSIVLPEDDSKPVTLQGSDLDGDTLTYTVTIGPTHGTLAGTAPALTYEPAANYSGLDSFTFTVSDGIAESAAATVSISVTSVNDAPILNQPIDDLDVTEDSADSVIDLTGMFSDIDASDLVTLSVQANSNSSLVTASLLDNVLTLDYQPDQNGTATVTIRGTDGSGAYAQDSFLVTVTAVNDAPVAVDDLANTPMDTPVVIDVLDNDTDVDGESLSIAIIGSTNGTAVVNENGTVSFTPSASFSGLASFTYTLNDGELDSNVATVTIDVTPIASGPKLAHGVVTGVGSSGWTTVVLSHTYDNMVVIATPNYDSSDAPGVTRIQNASGNQFDVRVDSAGGGSLSDVRVHYVVVEAGFYDEPGYKMEAVTFNSTRTDENNSWVGESRSYLQSYSQPVVLGQVMSYNDPDWSVFWASGSSRSAAPTSSALTVGKHVGEDSDNTRSDETLGYIVIETSTTGTAEIEGLRYVAALGGDSIRGVGDSPAYSYSYQAMPNSKTAVASQAAMDGGNGGWAVLYGNDPITPTGNTINFAIDEDQARDTERYHTTEQVAYFIIDPPVEELRASVTAMDASGDGRVTSMDALLVINHLNTNRSHDNPSHLDLSQDGAVTPLDALVTINHLNQRTRSAIQSRSPITPQAVDQWWAMDDEDDNEGSMDEALLDILIS
- a CDS encoding S8 family serine peptidase codes for the protein MFTPLLQSKQQRRKLPSRKAAESKRRLRTRRAKIETLEDRRLLAATPMTPMNDLIQNGNNRLERVIVVWNDHVEQSRTMAENQVRDRGGRISHVFEHAVNGFAGEMSSEAVQLLREDPRVKYVEPDLPMQAFAQIVPTGVDRIQADLNSTAKIDGTNQLLDVDIAIIDSGIDIDHPDLNVAGGYNAILGTDTGYDDDNGHGTHVAGIAGALDNNIGVVGVAPGARLWAVKVLDSNTNGNLSDIIEGIEWVTANADKIEVANMSLGGLGVSQAYHDAIKESVEAGVVYVAASGNSYRDIIGTDFDFGTSDDTIPAVYPEVATISAIADTDGQSGGHGDNTSYGNYPDDTYADFSNYSNDEGPDFGRVSWYDDNNVVTSPGLGIDLMMPGVDINSTYIGGGYAVGSGTSMAAPHAAGLAALYIAKNGRATDASGVYAIRQAMIDEAMDWYGAEGLQIPNPPYPNPDSPDNHVERLGWAEDHDPYPRITVNPTAGLVTSESGQTATFDVVLDTMPTADVSFDLSSSDTTEGTVSVSSMTFTPVNWDVPQTVTVTGVDDVGVDGD